Proteins encoded within one genomic window of Guyparkeria hydrothermalis:
- a CDS encoding ATP-grasp domain-containing protein, whose translation MTRHVFVIGLDDFHLRQLNTVRHAREYAFHGLLPYGMMVNPASYPIDEMIETGMRQIEGAGVRPDAVIGHWDFPTYALRVIFRDAFGLPGPSLESILIAEHKYWSRLRQATVVPENIPAFQSLDPFDEQAAREVTLDYPFWIKPNIGFSSQMVYRVDGPRELDDALAGLRAGINRFGEPFARFMERVSLPDDIPATIDGYHCTLEKPIDGWQCTLEGYVRHGRVSVYGVVDSIREGMMNSSFGRYEFPSQLPESVQARMIEITREAIPAMELDDTPFNIEYFWDETADQIWLLEVNTRISKSHSPLFIDVAGASHHEVAIDVALGHRPSFPRWEGRHQVAVKYMVRRYEDAVVTRVPTSAELEVLERDFPGALIQIEVEEGDRLSEMRGQDAYSYEVAVIFLGGSGHDEVHRLYRELLARLPLEFHPVD comes from the coding sequence ATGACCAGACATGTGTTCGTCATCGGGCTGGACGACTTCCACCTCAGGCAGCTGAACACTGTCCGGCACGCCCGTGAGTACGCCTTTCACGGCCTGCTGCCCTACGGGATGATGGTCAACCCGGCCTCGTACCCGATCGACGAGATGATCGAGACGGGCATGCGGCAAATCGAGGGCGCCGGCGTGCGTCCCGATGCGGTCATCGGTCACTGGGACTTCCCGACCTACGCCCTGCGGGTCATCTTCCGTGACGCCTTCGGCCTGCCGGGGCCCAGTCTGGAAAGCATCCTGATCGCCGAGCACAAGTACTGGTCGCGCCTGCGTCAGGCAACGGTGGTCCCGGAAAACATCCCCGCCTTCCAGAGCCTCGACCCGTTCGACGAACAGGCCGCCCGCGAGGTCACGCTCGACTATCCCTTCTGGATCAAGCCCAACATCGGCTTCTCCTCGCAGATGGTCTATCGGGTCGATGGCCCGCGTGAGCTCGATGATGCACTCGCTGGCTTGCGGGCGGGCATCAACCGTTTCGGCGAGCCTTTCGCGCGCTTCATGGAGCGGGTCTCGCTGCCGGACGACATCCCGGCCACGATCGATGGTTATCACTGCACACTGGAAAAGCCGATCGACGGCTGGCAATGCACCCTCGAGGGCTATGTTCGTCACGGCCGGGTGTCGGTCTACGGCGTGGTCGACTCGATCCGGGAAGGGATGATGAATTCGTCATTCGGGCGTTACGAGTTTCCGTCGCAACTGCCCGAATCGGTGCAGGCGCGGATGATCGAAATCACCCGTGAAGCCATCCCGGCGATGGAGCTCGACGATACGCCATTCAACATCGAGTACTTCTGGGACGAGACCGCCGACCAGATCTGGCTGCTCGAGGTGAACACCCGCATCTCGAAGTCGCATTCGCCACTGTTCATCGACGTCGCCGGTGCCTCGCATCACGAGGTGGCGATCGATGTTGCCCTCGGCCATCGCCCTTCGTTCCCGCGCTGGGAAGGCCGGCACCAGGTGGCCGTCAAGTACATGGTTCGTCGTTACGAGGACGCCGTGGTCACCCGTGTGCCGACGAGCGCGGAGCTCGAAGTACTGGAGCGCGATTTTCCCGGAGCGCTGATCCAGATCGAGGTGGAGGAGGGCGATCGGCTTTCCGAGATGCGTGGCCAGGATGCCTATAGCTACGAGGTGGCGGTGATCTTTCTCGGCGGGTCCGGCCATGACGAGGTGCACCGGCTCTATCGGGAGTTGTTGGCGCGCCTGCCGTTGGAATTTCACCCGGTCGATTGA
- a CDS encoding diguanylate cyclase domain-containing protein encodes MRNTLVAIFGGLVFLLLLWSYLDAYADLVRSTQDKSVEHLTIEYRALSQYQAELADQVFEDKINQPEVLRLMAAASRTEDPERLADLRAELLDRLGPLYERMRDKGFRQLHFHLPGAISFLRFHRPEKFGDDLWKVRTGIARVNTERVPVSGFEEGRVFNGFRYIFPLYFEGEFVGSVETSYSFRSFLLSHGDRHLGAYRLLVSRDLVVRKVWDDERRHNYMDSVMHPGFVIDWHADLTQLTDVLPMARNWSQSRLAEIGEAVGPRVRRRMNDWQTFSVATRQPEPAVVSFLPIETTTGLKGAYLLRYAAAPQLAEAWSWLWIKVGLTAMLVLLTIGSMIYMNLRESSRAGEREHWLRMLNEAQRIARVGSWRFDVGSNRLSWSDEVYRIFGQEPGSLTPTYERFMEMVHPDDRERVEQAVEGSLQTGNTYQIDHRIVLPDTEIRYVHERGTVERDGSGRPTRMVGTTQDITDRIIASEESRQAATILRTTHEGVVIADESGRILSANPAVEHLLGNDQSELLGRFVDELVFDRDDTTPFNQVREVLRAAGSWEGELWLRRFGDGTNFFPTLASFTSITSDLGDRRFVVMFSDISEAKAREWAMWHKAHHDALTGLANRSLFHERLERALSSSERHGERVGVLYVDLNDFKPINDTYGHDVGDRLLVELARRMETVTRDEDTVSRQGGDEFAVLVARPVNPEAVERVAEKIHEAIESPVQLDELTLNPSASVGLAVYPDSGTTVEELLAAADDSMYRQKQAHKART; translated from the coding sequence TTGCGCAATACCTTGGTGGCGATCTTCGGCGGCCTCGTGTTTCTGTTGTTGCTCTGGTCGTACCTGGATGCCTACGCCGACCTCGTCAGGTCCACCCAGGACAAGTCGGTCGAGCATCTTACGATCGAGTACCGGGCGCTGAGCCAGTACCAGGCGGAGCTTGCCGACCAGGTCTTCGAGGACAAGATCAACCAGCCCGAAGTCCTCCGGCTGATGGCCGCGGCGTCGCGTACGGAAGACCCGGAGCGGCTCGCCGATCTGCGCGCCGAATTGCTCGATCGGCTCGGACCTTTGTATGAGCGGATGCGCGACAAGGGCTTTCGCCAGCTGCATTTCCATTTGCCGGGGGCCATCAGCTTCCTGCGCTTTCACCGCCCGGAGAAGTTCGGCGACGATTTGTGGAAGGTGCGTACCGGCATTGCCCGAGTGAATACCGAGCGCGTGCCGGTCAGCGGCTTCGAGGAGGGGCGGGTCTTCAACGGCTTTCGCTACATTTTCCCGCTGTACTTCGAGGGGGAGTTCGTTGGCTCGGTCGAGACGTCGTACTCGTTTCGCTCCTTTCTGCTTTCTCACGGCGACAGACACCTCGGTGCCTACCGGCTGCTGGTCTCCCGCGATCTGGTGGTGAGAAAGGTCTGGGACGACGAGCGCCGGCACAACTACATGGATTCGGTCATGCACCCGGGTTTCGTCATTGACTGGCATGCGGATCTGACCCAGCTCACCGACGTCCTGCCGATGGCCCGCAACTGGAGTCAGTCACGACTGGCCGAGATCGGCGAGGCCGTCGGCCCCCGGGTGCGTCGGCGCATGAACGACTGGCAGACCTTCTCCGTGGCCACGCGGCAACCCGAGCCGGCCGTGGTCTCTTTCCTGCCCATCGAGACCACGACGGGGCTCAAGGGGGCCTATCTGCTTCGCTACGCCGCCGCGCCGCAGCTTGCCGAAGCCTGGTCGTGGTTGTGGATCAAGGTGGGTCTGACGGCCATGCTGGTGCTGTTGACCATCGGATCGATGATCTACATGAATCTGCGGGAGTCCAGCCGTGCCGGCGAGCGGGAACATTGGCTTCGGATGCTCAACGAGGCACAGCGGATTGCCCGGGTAGGCAGCTGGCGTTTCGATGTCGGCAGCAACAGGCTGTCCTGGTCCGACGAGGTCTACCGGATTTTCGGTCAGGAGCCGGGGAGCCTGACGCCGACCTACGAGCGCTTCATGGAGATGGTCCATCCCGACGATCGCGAGCGGGTCGAACAGGCCGTGGAAGGTTCGCTGCAGACGGGAAACACCTACCAGATCGACCACCGTATCGTGCTCCCCGATACCGAGATCCGTTATGTGCACGAGCGCGGTACGGTCGAGCGCGATGGCTCGGGGCGTCCAACTCGGATGGTCGGGACAACGCAAGACATAACCGACCGTATTATCGCCAGTGAGGAATCCCGGCAGGCGGCGACCATCCTGCGGACTACCCACGAGGGCGTGGTGATAGCTGATGAATCGGGGCGCATTCTGTCGGCCAACCCCGCGGTCGAGCATCTGCTGGGAAACGACCAGTCCGAGCTGCTCGGCCGGTTCGTTGACGAACTGGTGTTCGATCGTGACGACACCACACCTTTTAACCAGGTGCGTGAGGTGTTGCGGGCTGCCGGCAGCTGGGAAGGGGAGCTCTGGTTGCGCCGATTTGGCGACGGCACCAACTTCTTCCCGACTTTGGCCTCGTTCACCTCGATTACCAGCGATCTTGGAGATCGGCGGTTCGTGGTCATGTTCTCGGATATCTCTGAGGCGAAGGCCCGCGAGTGGGCTATGTGGCACAAGGCCCATCACGATGCGCTGACCGGGCTGGCCAATCGCAGTTTGTTCCACGAGCGTCTAGAGCGGGCACTTTCCTCGTCCGAACGTCACGGTGAGCGCGTGGGCGTACTGTACGTGGATCTGAATGATTTCAAGCCCATCAACGACACCTATGGCCACGACGTGGGAGACCGTCTGCTGGTCGAGCTCGCTCGGCGCATGGAGACGGTCACGCGCGACGAGGACACTGTCAGCCGGCAGGGCGGCGACGAGTTTGCGGTGCTGGTCGCTCGGCCGGTCAATCCGGAGGCGGTCGAGCGTGTGGCGGAGAAGATCCATGAGGCGATCGAGTCGCCCGTCCAGCTTGATGAGCTGACTCTTAATCCAAGTGCCAGTGTCGGCCTGGCGGTCTACCCAGATTCGGGTACGACCGTTGAGGAGTTGCTCGCGGCCGCCGACGACTCCATGTATCGACAGAAACAAGCACACAAGGCGCGCACGTAA